From a region of the Vagococcus coleopterorum genome:
- a CDS encoding NAD(P)H-binding protein: MKIGIVGATGKQGNLLLLEAYRRGHEVTALIRDQAKLRHEVPYIEKELYALTPKEVEQFDVIVSAYNAPENMPQLHQTALRHLTKILKYSDTRLYVVGGAGSLWTDSEKVERLFETNDFPKDFYPVASSMYQSLFELEKSKATNWTYVSPAADFDFEGVLTDEYQLSNDILTLNEAGNSYISYLDYAKGMIDLIEGKEHNKEHVSLVSK; encoded by the coding sequence ATGAAAATTGGTATTGTTGGTGCTACTGGAAAACAAGGTAATTTATTACTTTTAGAAGCTTATCGTCGTGGTCATGAAGTAACTGCTCTTATTCGCGATCAAGCTAAACTACGTCATGAAGTTCCCTATATAGAAAAAGAATTATATGCTTTAACCCCTAAAGAAGTTGAACAGTTCGATGTGATTGTTTCAGCTTATAATGCTCCTGAAAACATGCCTCAACTTCATCAAACCGCACTTCGTCATTTGACTAAAATCCTTAAATATTCAGATACTCGATTATATGTTGTCGGTGGCGCTGGTAGCCTTTGGACTGATTCTGAAAAAGTTGAGCGCTTATTTGAAACTAATGATTTTCCTAAAGACTTTTACCCTGTTGCTTCAAGTATGTATCAGTCCCTATTTGAGCTTGAAAAGAGTAAAGCAACCAACTGGACCTATGTTAGTCCTGCTGCTGATTTCGACTTTGAAGGCGTCCTAACCGATGAGTACCAATTAAGTAATGATATTTTAACTCTTAATGAGGCTGGTAATAGTTACATTAGCTACTTAGACTATGCTAAAGGCATGATCGACCTAATCGAAGGGAAAGAACACAATAAAGAACATGTTTCACTTGTAAGTAAATAA
- a CDS encoding DUF2871 domain-containing protein produces the protein MMNKLFKTSSFYLILGLILGVFYREFTKFNNFEGSTQLSITHTHTLVLGMMMFLIVLLLEKNFNLSQFKQFNTFYLTYNIGLLLSITMMIVHGVLTVLGKDGGAVMPEAAISGMAGLGHIIMTAGLAFLFHTISKAVKLASK, from the coding sequence ATGATGAACAAACTTTTTAAAACAAGTAGTTTTTACCTTATTTTAGGATTAATCTTAGGAGTGTTTTACCGCGAATTTACTAAATTTAATAACTTTGAAGGTTCAACACAATTAAGCATTACACATACACACACTTTAGTTTTAGGAATGATGATGTTTTTAATTGTCCTTTTACTTGAAAAGAATTTTAACTTGTCGCAATTTAAACAATTCAACACATTCTATTTAACTTATAACATCGGTTTATTACTTTCAATCACAATGATGATTGTTCACGGTGTTTTAACAGTTTTAGGTAAAGATGGTGGCGCTGTAATGCCAGAAGCAGCTATTTCAGGAATGGCTGGTTTAGGTCACATCATTATGACAGCTGGTTTAGCTTTCTTATTCCACACAATTTCAAAAGCTGTTAAATTAGCTAGCAAGTAA
- a CDS encoding TetR/AcrR family transcriptional regulator translates to MPTETFFNLKPEKKNLILNAAFKEFSQHNIHDALVSNIVADSNISRGAFYKYFTDIEDLYYFVYRQITEDAHSLVIDGIKRADGDLFLGIEYYLSALVLSYSTSDHQKYFETLTLNTNYELEHKLSGEDQSESSASMKQFARLINPDNLLIQSKAEMIDFLKVLTPLIHQCMIDYFVNKWDEDELITQYHRRIKWLKHGVLKNE, encoded by the coding sequence ATGCCCACTGAAACATTTTTTAATCTAAAACCAGAGAAAAAAAATCTCATTTTAAATGCTGCTTTCAAAGAATTTTCACAACATAATATTCATGATGCACTAGTATCAAATATTGTGGCTGACAGCAATATTTCTCGAGGTGCTTTCTACAAATATTTTACTGATATTGAAGATCTATACTACTTCGTTTATCGACAAATAACTGAAGATGCTCACAGTTTGGTCATTGATGGTATTAAACGTGCTGATGGTGATTTATTCTTAGGAATTGAATATTATCTATCTGCATTGGTTTTAAGCTACTCTACTTCTGATCATCAGAAGTATTTTGAAACGTTAACTTTAAATACCAACTATGAATTAGAACATAAGCTTTCTGGTGAAGACCAGTCTGAATCATCTGCTTCGATGAAACAATTTGCTAGATTAATTAATCCTGATAATTTACTGATTCAATCAAAAGCTGAGATGATCGATTTTCTTAAAGTCTTAACACCTTTAATTCACCAATGTATGATTGATTATTTTGTTAATAAATGGGATGAAGACGAACTTATTACTCAGTATCATAGACGCATTAAATGGTTAAAACATGGCGTACTAAAAAACGAATAG
- a CDS encoding GNAT family N-acetyltransferase, which translates to MLIETPRLIIRDYKASDSTEALEFLGDKETMHYLPEESFTIESIKEFIAKNNRKVAYYPIVLKEEKKVIGHLYFEPFFGDHSYEIGWVFNQAYQGNGYAFEAAQALMDWGFKEKGIHRVIATCQPENSSSYKLMEKLGMRREGYFKECIPVADGWWDEYYYAILKSEW; encoded by the coding sequence ATGTTGATTGAAACACCGCGTTTAATTATTAGAGATTATAAAGCTTCTGATAGTACAGAGGCTTTAGAATTCTTAGGTGATAAAGAGACGATGCATTATTTACCAGAAGAATCTTTTACCATAGAGTCGATAAAAGAGTTTATTGCTAAAAATAATCGTAAAGTTGCTTATTATCCGATTGTGTTAAAGGAAGAAAAAAAAGTCATTGGTCACTTATATTTTGAGCCGTTTTTTGGTGATCATTCGTATGAAATTGGTTGGGTTTTTAATCAGGCATATCAAGGCAATGGCTATGCTTTTGAAGCAGCACAAGCTCTGATGGACTGGGGCTTTAAAGAAAAAGGGATTCATCGCGTCATTGCAACGTGTCAGCCTGAAAATAGTAGTTCCTACAAATTAATGGAAAAGTTAGGGATGCGTAGAGAAGGTTACTTTAAAGAATGTATTCCAGTAGCTGATGGTTGGTGGGATGAATATTATTATGCTATTCTTAAGTCGGAATGGTAG
- a CDS encoding MarR family winged helix-turn-helix transcriptional regulator, which translates to MKSQKHDVNGFIKSFFNYVTFLEKEMAEDDFNFNEMRIIFELWENGTVSAKSIESELALDKGYTSRLLTRLIADDIIEKKQSSEDKRFYDISFTKKGERLAASLYDKYEKIITNDYNRMDKVEQQRFLETLKVFKKIDEARES; encoded by the coding sequence ATGAAATCACAAAAACATGATGTAAATGGGTTTATTAAGTCATTTTTTAATTATGTTACATTTTTGGAAAAAGAAATGGCGGAAGATGATTTTAATTTCAATGAAATGCGTATTATTTTTGAATTGTGGGAAAATGGAACAGTATCAGCCAAGTCAATCGAATCGGAATTAGCACTTGATAAAGGATATACGAGTCGCTTGTTAACGCGCTTGATTGCGGATGATATTATTGAAAAAAAACAATCATCAGAAGATAAGCGTTTTTATGATATTTCATTTACTAAAAAAGGTGAGCGTCTTGCAGCTAGTCTCTATGATAAATACGAAAAAATTATTACTAACGACTATAACCGTATGGATAAAGTAGAACAACAACGATTTTTAGAAACCCTAAAAGTATTTAAAAAAATTGATGAAGCAAGAGAGTCCTAG